A section of the Triticum dicoccoides isolate Atlit2015 ecotype Zavitan chromosome 7A, WEW_v2.0, whole genome shotgun sequence genome encodes:
- the LOC119328137 gene encoding dynein light chain LC6, flagellar outer arm-like produces MLEGKAVVEDTDMPARMQAAATSAASRALDLFDVDDCRAIAGHIKTEFDRRYGVGWQCVVGASFGCFFTHSSGTFIYFSLERLTFLLFKAAAVSAAASCDASAVS; encoded by the exons atgcTGGAGGGCAAGGCGGTGGTGGAGGACACGGACATGCCGGCGCGGATGCAGGCGGCAGCGACGTCGGCCGCCTCCCGcgcgctcgacctcttcgacgtcgaCGACTGCCGCGCCATCGCCGGCCACATCAAGACG GAGTTCGACCGGCGGTACGGCGTGGGGTGGCAGTGCGTGGTGGGCGCCAGCTTCGGGTGCTTCTTCACCCACTCCAGCGGCACCTTCATCTACTTCTCCCTCGAGCGCCTCACCTTCCTCCTCTTCAAGgccgccgccgtctccgccgcGGCCTCGTGTGATGCTTCGGCGGTATCTTGA